Proteins from one Arthrobacter sp. DNA4 genomic window:
- the ftsH gene encoding ATP-dependent zinc metalloprotease FtsH — MKAKNFFKGPGIWIVVVVGLLLVAFATLAPGGAARIDTDKGLELLSSNKVEQAKIFDGENRVDLTLKDNLQVDGQDKGKSVQFFFVDARAQDVVKAVTDAKPAQGFTDQPIESNWFSGLLSLLIPVILLGALFWFLMTRMQGGGSKIMQFGKSKAKMVSKDMPQVTFADVAGADEAVEELQEIKEFLQEPAKFQAVGAKIPKGVLLYGPPGTGKTLLARAVAGEAGVPFFSISGSDFVEMFVGVGASRVRDLFEQAKANSPAIIFVDEIDAVGRHRGAGIGGGNDEREQTLNQLLVEMDGFDVKTNVILIAATNRPDVLDPALLRPGRFDRQVSVEAPDLIGRDQILQVHAKGKPMAPGVDLKGVAKKTPGYTGADLANVLNEAALLTARSNANLIDDRALDEAIDRVMAGPQKRSRVMKEHERKITAYHEGGHALVAAALRNSAPVTKITILPRGRALGYTMVVPENDKYSVTRNELLDQMAYAMGGRVAEEIVFHDPSTGASNDIEKATGTARKMVTEYGMSERVGAVRLGQGGGEPFLGRDAGHERNYSDQIAYVVDEEVRRLIEQAHDEAYEILTENRDILDYLALELLERETLNQAEIADIFRDVRKRDFREVWLSKETRPVQLTGPVESRQERAEREAQEEAKKARLDEPLDAQPPHPQGVSEDAPFHGGTPDSGPDTLRG; from the coding sequence ATGAAAGCTAAGAACTTCTTCAAAGGCCCGGGCATCTGGATCGTCGTTGTGGTCGGTCTGCTCCTTGTGGCTTTTGCAACGCTCGCCCCCGGCGGTGCGGCCCGGATCGACACGGACAAGGGCCTGGAACTGCTCTCCAGCAACAAGGTGGAGCAGGCCAAGATCTTCGACGGCGAGAACCGCGTTGACCTCACGCTGAAGGACAACCTGCAGGTGGACGGGCAGGACAAAGGCAAGAGCGTCCAGTTCTTCTTCGTCGATGCCCGTGCGCAGGACGTGGTGAAGGCTGTCACCGACGCCAAGCCCGCACAGGGCTTCACCGACCAGCCGATCGAAAGCAACTGGTTCTCCGGCCTGCTGTCCCTCCTGATCCCCGTCATCCTGCTGGGCGCCCTCTTCTGGTTCCTGATGACCCGCATGCAGGGCGGCGGCTCCAAGATCATGCAGTTCGGCAAGTCCAAGGCCAAGATGGTCAGCAAGGACATGCCGCAGGTCACCTTCGCTGACGTTGCAGGTGCCGATGAGGCCGTGGAGGAACTCCAGGAAATCAAGGAATTCCTGCAGGAACCGGCCAAGTTCCAGGCCGTGGGCGCCAAGATCCCCAAGGGTGTCCTGCTCTACGGCCCCCCGGGCACCGGTAAGACCCTGCTGGCACGCGCAGTTGCGGGCGAAGCAGGGGTTCCCTTCTTCTCCATCTCGGGCTCCGACTTCGTGGAAATGTTCGTCGGCGTCGGCGCCTCCCGCGTCCGCGACCTCTTCGAACAGGCCAAGGCCAACTCGCCGGCAATTATCTTCGTGGATGAGATCGACGCCGTCGGCCGCCACCGCGGCGCCGGCATCGGCGGCGGCAACGACGAACGCGAGCAGACCCTCAACCAGCTGCTCGTGGAGATGGACGGCTTCGACGTCAAGACCAACGTGATCCTCATCGCCGCCACCAACCGGCCCGACGTCCTGGACCCGGCCCTGCTGCGCCCCGGCCGCTTCGACCGCCAGGTGTCCGTGGAAGCGCCGGACCTGATCGGCCGCGACCAGATCCTGCAGGTGCACGCCAAGGGCAAGCCGATGGCTCCCGGAGTGGACCTGAAGGGTGTGGCGAAGAAGACGCCCGGGTATACCGGCGCCGACCTCGCCAACGTCCTCAACGAGGCCGCTCTGCTCACCGCGCGTTCCAACGCCAACCTGATTGACGACCGCGCCCTGGATGAGGCCATTGACCGCGTCATGGCCGGCCCGCAGAAGCGCAGCCGCGTCATGAAGGAACACGAGCGCAAGATCACCGCCTACCACGAAGGCGGCCACGCCCTGGTGGCGGCGGCCCTTCGGAACTCCGCTCCGGTCACCAAGATCACCATCCTTCCCCGCGGCCGCGCCCTTGGCTACACCATGGTGGTCCCGGAAAACGACAAGTACTCAGTGACCCGCAACGAACTCCTGGACCAGATGGCCTACGCCATGGGAGGCCGTGTTGCTGAGGAGATCGTGTTCCACGATCCCTCCACCGGTGCTTCCAACGACATCGAAAAGGCCACCGGAACCGCACGCAAGATGGTCACCGAGTACGGCATGAGCGAACGCGTCGGTGCTGTCCGCCTGGGCCAGGGCGGCGGCGAACCCTTCTTGGGCCGCGACGCAGGGCACGAGCGGAACTACTCTGACCAGATTGCCTATGTGGTGGACGAGGAAGTGCGCCGCCTGATCGAGCAGGCACATGACGAGGCCTACGAAATCCTCACCGAGAACCGGGACATCCTGGACTACCTCGCCTTGGAGCTGCTGGAGCGGGAGACCCTCAACCAGGCCGAGATTGCCGACATCTTCCGTGACGTCCGCAAGCGGGACTTCCGCGAGGTGTGGCTGTCCAAGGAAACCCGTCCCGTCCAGCTGACCGGACCGGTGGAGAGCCGCCAGGAGCGGGCTGAACGGGAAGCGCAGGAGGAAGCGAAGAAGGCGCGCCTTGACGAGCCGCTGGACGCCCAGCCGCCGCACCCGCAGGGCGTTTCGGAGGATGCTCCGTTTCACGGAGGCACCCCCGACTCGGGGCCTGACACCCTTCGCGGCTAA
- the hpt gene encoding hypoxanthine phosphoribosyltransferase, which produces MDSNDVQADLKHVLYTKEQIQQRITELAAQIDKDYEGREILIVGVLKGAVMVMADLARALHSHISMDWMAVSSYGSGTQSSGVVRILKDLDTDLMGKDVLIVEDIIDSGLTLSWLKTNLESRGTASVEICTAFRKPTAAKVEIDVKYVGYDIPNEFVVGYGLDYAEKYRNLDFVGTLAPHVYE; this is translated from the coding sequence GTGGATTCAAACGACGTCCAGGCAGATCTCAAGCACGTTCTCTACACCAAGGAACAGATCCAGCAGCGGATCACCGAACTCGCCGCGCAGATCGACAAAGACTACGAAGGACGCGAAATCCTCATTGTTGGCGTCCTCAAGGGCGCCGTCATGGTCATGGCTGACCTGGCCCGGGCACTGCACAGCCACATCTCCATGGACTGGATGGCCGTTTCCTCCTACGGCTCGGGTACGCAGTCCTCCGGCGTAGTGCGGATCCTCAAGGACCTGGACACCGACCTGATGGGCAAGGACGTGCTGATCGTCGAGGACATCATCGATTCCGGCCTCACCCTGTCCTGGCTCAAGACCAACCTGGAATCCCGTGGCACCGCGTCGGTGGAAATCTGCACCGCGTTCCGCAAGCCCACCGCCGCGAAGGTGGAGATCGACGTCAAGTACGTGGGCTACGACATCCCCAACGAGTTCGTGGTGGGCTACGGCCTGGACTACGCGGAAAAGTACCGCAACCTGGACTTCGTGGGCACCCTGGCGCCGCACGTCTACGAGTAA
- the folB gene encoding dihydroneopterin aldolase — protein MDRIVLTGVTAVGHHGVFDFERREGQPFVVDAVLYLDFTEAAQSDDVRDTAHYGEVAQRITDWITGEPLNLIEALAVRIADSLLAEFTLQAVDITVHKPQAPIEVPFGDVAVTVHRERVPAAPALSGAQA, from the coding sequence ATGGACAGGATTGTGCTGACTGGAGTGACCGCCGTCGGCCACCACGGTGTCTTCGATTTTGAACGCCGGGAGGGCCAGCCCTTTGTTGTGGACGCCGTGCTCTACCTGGACTTCACTGAAGCGGCGCAATCCGACGACGTCCGGGACACCGCCCACTACGGTGAGGTGGCGCAGCGTATTACCGACTGGATCACCGGGGAGCCCCTGAACCTCATTGAGGCACTCGCGGTGCGGATCGCCGACAGCCTCCTGGCCGAATTCACGCTCCAGGCCGTGGACATCACCGTCCATAAACCGCAGGCGCCCATCGAGGTCCCCTTCGGTGACGTGGCCGTTACGGTCCACCGCGAGCGGGTTCCCGCCGCCCCTGCGCTGTCCGGTGCGCAGGCATGA
- the folP gene encoding dihydropteroate synthase, with protein MDSLAAAPGTGPATSPLPILRKPRPAARFEDLPTGRTLVMGILNVTPDSFSDGGKHATADTAIAAGLRMFYAGADIIDVGGESTRPGADDVTPDEEQRRVLPVIEALVKAGALVSIDTTHASTAAAALKAGAAIINDVSGLTIEPEMVELVAASKAPYVLTHRRGDARTMNSLAEYTDVAGEVVAELAGVRDKLYAAGVSREQIIIDPGLGFAKNDAQNWELLQNLDQLDSLGHKVLVAASRKRFLGTLLTVAGKSAAPDERDSATAAITAISAYRGAWAVRVHDVGSSLDAVKVAARMAAAPTTQAVPKTQ; from the coding sequence ATGGATTCACTCGCTGCAGCCCCTGGAACGGGGCCCGCTACGTCCCCGCTGCCCATCCTGCGCAAGCCCCGCCCGGCTGCCCGCTTTGAGGACCTCCCCACCGGCCGCACCCTGGTCATGGGCATCCTGAACGTCACCCCGGATTCATTCAGCGACGGCGGCAAGCACGCGACAGCGGACACCGCCATCGCGGCAGGCCTGCGGATGTTCTACGCCGGTGCGGACATCATCGACGTCGGGGGCGAGTCCACCCGGCCCGGCGCCGACGACGTTACCCCGGACGAAGAGCAGCGCCGCGTCCTGCCCGTGATTGAAGCCCTGGTGAAAGCCGGCGCGCTGGTCAGCATCGACACCACGCATGCCTCCACCGCAGCCGCTGCCCTGAAGGCCGGCGCGGCCATCATCAATGACGTCTCCGGGCTGACCATCGAACCGGAGATGGTGGAGCTTGTGGCGGCCTCCAAGGCACCCTATGTCCTCACGCACCGCCGGGGCGACGCCCGGACCATGAACTCGCTTGCCGAATACACGGACGTGGCCGGGGAAGTCGTGGCGGAACTCGCAGGAGTACGGGACAAGCTCTACGCAGCCGGTGTCAGCCGGGAACAGATCATCATCGATCCGGGCCTGGGGTTCGCCAAGAACGACGCCCAGAACTGGGAACTGCTGCAGAACCTGGACCAGCTGGACAGCCTGGGCCACAAGGTCCTGGTGGCTGCCTCCCGCAAGCGTTTCCTCGGTACCCTGCTTACGGTGGCCGGGAAGTCTGCTGCTCCTGACGAGCGGGACAGTGCCACGGCCGCAATCACAGCCATCAGCGCCTACCGCGGGGCCTGGGCCGTCCGCGTGCACGACGTCGGTTCCAGCCTTGACGCGGTCAAGGTGGCTGCGCGCATGGCGGCGGCACCCACAACACAAGCCGTCCCCAAAACGCAATAG
- the folE gene encoding GTP cyclohydrolase I FolE gives MTSFDDDDVSASAAYPAEDGSHHSKSEKVDRPRIEAAVREILLAIGEDPDRGGLVDTPKRVAKAYAEVFAGLHHDPADVLSTTFDLDHEELVLVKDIPFYSTCEHHLVPFHGVAHVGYIPSHDGKVTGLSKLARLVDIYARRPQVQERLTTEIVEAMVQHLKPRGAIVVVECEHMCMSMRGIRKPGAKTVTSAVRGQLHDPATRAEAMSLILGR, from the coding sequence GTGACTTCCTTCGACGACGACGACGTTTCCGCCTCCGCCGCCTACCCGGCGGAGGACGGTTCCCACCACTCCAAGAGCGAAAAGGTGGACCGGCCACGGATTGAGGCGGCCGTCCGCGAGATCCTCCTTGCCATCGGCGAGGACCCGGACCGCGGTGGCCTCGTGGACACCCCGAAAAGGGTTGCGAAGGCGTACGCCGAGGTGTTCGCCGGACTGCACCATGATCCTGCGGACGTCCTGTCCACCACCTTCGACCTGGACCACGAGGAACTGGTCCTGGTCAAGGACATCCCCTTCTACTCCACGTGCGAGCACCACCTGGTGCCGTTCCATGGGGTGGCCCACGTTGGCTACATCCCCTCGCACGACGGAAAGGTGACCGGGCTGAGCAAGCTGGCCCGGCTGGTGGACATCTACGCCCGCCGCCCCCAGGTACAGGAGCGGCTGACTACCGAAATTGTCGAAGCGATGGTGCAGCACCTCAAACCCCGCGGTGCGATCGTCGTCGTTGAATGCGAGCACATGTGCATGTCCATGCGCGGCATCCGCAAGCCCGGAGCGAAGACCGTCACCAGTGCGGTCCGCGGGCAGCTTCATGACCCGGCCACCCGTGCCGAAGCCATGAGCCTCATCCTCGGAAGGTAA
- the tilS gene encoding tRNA lysidine(34) synthetase TilS has product MLQNALAGAGYPRHVLVACSGGPDSLALAAVAAYFGRRGHVDGHPLTVGAVVVDHQLQEGSGDIAARTVEALQDLGLHPVEIRTVTVAGTGMGPEAAAREARHAALEAAAADQGAEAILLGHTLDDQAEQVLLGLARGSGTRSLAGMRPARPGTGNAVLLRPFLELRRADTEEICAVEELDPWHDPTNSDPAFARSRTRVEVLPHLEEKLGPGVAESLARTAAILQLDADYLEDVAESTYASLVERDGSGLGLPEEALRALAPAIRFRVIAKAAADAGGQQPSYRRLLAAEGLLRRQGSAGPVELPGGVSVYRLSLAQLEESKDAAAPGAPGGAASVPREPARCGKLVFRPQKPPAK; this is encoded by the coding sequence CTGCTGCAGAACGCCCTGGCCGGGGCCGGCTACCCACGCCACGTCCTCGTAGCCTGCAGCGGCGGGCCGGACTCCCTGGCGCTCGCCGCCGTCGCCGCGTATTTTGGCCGCCGCGGACACGTGGACGGCCACCCGCTGACCGTTGGCGCCGTGGTGGTGGACCACCAGCTGCAGGAGGGATCGGGCGATATTGCCGCCCGCACGGTGGAAGCACTGCAGGATTTGGGCCTGCATCCGGTGGAAATCCGTACCGTTACGGTGGCCGGTACCGGCATGGGCCCCGAAGCCGCCGCCCGTGAAGCCCGGCATGCCGCGCTTGAGGCCGCAGCCGCAGACCAGGGCGCGGAGGCAATCCTGCTGGGGCACACCCTGGACGACCAGGCCGAACAAGTACTGCTGGGCCTGGCCCGCGGCTCCGGCACGCGGTCCCTCGCAGGGATGCGGCCGGCACGTCCTGGAACCGGAAATGCCGTCCTCCTGCGCCCCTTCCTGGAACTCCGGCGAGCGGACACCGAGGAAATCTGTGCCGTGGAGGAATTGGATCCCTGGCACGATCCCACCAACTCCGATCCCGCCTTCGCGCGGTCACGGACCAGGGTGGAAGTCCTCCCGCACCTTGAGGAAAAACTCGGTCCCGGCGTCGCAGAATCCCTGGCCCGGACAGCCGCCATCCTGCAGCTGGACGCCGACTACCTGGAGGATGTGGCGGAAAGCACCTACGCGTCCCTGGTGGAACGGGACGGCAGCGGACTGGGCCTGCCGGAGGAGGCGCTGCGGGCGCTGGCACCGGCCATCAGGTTCCGTGTCATCGCCAAGGCAGCGGCCGACGCCGGCGGGCAGCAGCCCAGCTACCGGCGCCTTTTGGCGGCAGAAGGGCTGCTCCGGCGGCAGGGCTCGGCCGGACCGGTGGAGCTTCCCGGCGGCGTGAGTGTGTACCGGTTGTCACTGGCGCAGCTGGAGGAATCGAAGGACGCGGCCGCTCCCGGGGCTCCGGGCGGCGCCGCTTCCGTTCCCCGCGAACCCGCGCGCTGTGGGAAGCTTGTATTCCGGCCTCAAAAACCGCCCGCAAAATAG
- a CDS encoding DUF3180 domain-containing protein yields MKPINPLRLLLICVILAIAGWSATVVTSRYSMATPVLPATALATMGVIVIITLILGIRILRWRNSHQPNSKTKKTQLDPLLAARTLILAQACAYAGSVLLGWHVGIFLDQLRIWSLRSDQGITWLALAMAGGGLVMIVVGLVVERFCRIPPEDGDTNTVDGKKGRPARGEAAGEGEYAYRGD; encoded by the coding sequence ATGAAGCCCATCAACCCGCTGCGCCTGCTGCTGATCTGCGTCATCCTTGCCATCGCGGGCTGGTCGGCCACGGTTGTCACCAGCCGGTACAGCATGGCCACGCCTGTCCTGCCTGCCACCGCGCTGGCCACCATGGGCGTCATCGTCATCATCACCCTGATCCTGGGTATCCGGATCCTGAGGTGGCGGAACAGCCACCAGCCCAACAGCAAGACGAAGAAGACGCAGCTGGATCCCCTGCTGGCCGCCCGGACCCTGATCCTGGCGCAGGCGTGCGCCTACGCCGGATCGGTGCTGCTGGGATGGCATGTGGGCATCTTCCTGGACCAGTTGCGGATCTGGAGCCTGCGCAGCGACCAGGGCATCACCTGGCTCGCCCTCGCCATGGCGGGCGGCGGCCTGGTGATGATCGTGGTGGGGCTCGTCGTGGAGCGGTTCTGCAGGATCCCGCCGGAAGACGGCGACACCAACACGGTTGACGGGAAGAAGGGCCGGCCTGCCCGCGGGGAAGCCGCTGGGGAAGGCGAATATGCGTACCGAGGCGATTGA
- the folK gene encoding 2-amino-4-hydroxy-6-hydroxymethyldihydropteridine diphosphokinase, with product MNGIYTKAVLALGSNLGERNETLTEAVADLVDPPEVRLLAVSPIVQTKAVGGPAGQPDFLNMVITVETSLTPAELLEHCQAVENKHLRVREVRWGPRTLDVDIITYGELRSDDPALTIPHPRAASRAFVLYPWSLIEPAATLNGERISSLAVQADDFKDLAPFDGFGDFDGMPTAGAVEER from the coding sequence ATGAACGGGATCTACACCAAGGCCGTGCTGGCCCTGGGCAGCAACCTTGGTGAACGGAACGAGACCCTGACGGAGGCTGTGGCGGACCTGGTGGATCCGCCCGAAGTGCGGCTCCTTGCCGTCTCTCCCATAGTGCAGACCAAGGCCGTGGGCGGACCTGCCGGCCAGCCGGACTTCCTGAACATGGTCATTACCGTGGAAACCAGCCTCACCCCTGCCGAACTGCTGGAACATTGCCAGGCCGTGGAGAACAAGCACCTCCGCGTCCGCGAGGTCCGCTGGGGGCCGCGGACGCTCGACGTCGACATCATCACCTACGGTGAGCTCCGCAGTGACGACCCCGCCCTGACCATCCCCCACCCCCGGGCTGCGTCACGTGCTTTCGTCCTCTACCCGTGGTCACTCATCGAACCCGCCGCCACGCTGAACGGTGAACGGATCAGCTCCTTGGCAGTCCAGGCGGATGATTTCAAGGACCTTGCCCCGTTCGACGGGTTCGGGGACTTTGACGGAATGCCGACGGCGGGAGCGGTGGAGGAGAGATGA
- a CDS encoding PH domain-containing protein: MTTDGQLPGPALPPAGTGPEATGTPDGEWLRVHPASPFVRGWVALAAITFFFGRDLFERTLQGQPVFEDGFARRAPWLLGGGAAVLAVAVLGFVLTWYFTKYQVSGGYVRVNTGLLFRQHRQARLDRVQAIDIVQPLLARIFGLAELKFEVADAGESAVRLAYLRIDDARQLRATILARASGAEASFGAVPAAGINAAARSGPGSPSAASFGPPAPEAPEIQVLSVPPSRLVGSLLLSGQSFFIVVGGFASVVLSALTDNRAFYFYLVPAALGLAASYWNFFNKGYNFTAAVSPDGIRLRYGLLDTQAQTLPPGRIQAVKIAQPPLWRPFGWYRMQVNVAGYGASGNAVEGNTRTILLPVGKFADVLAMLSLVLPDPGTERPAEVFAAGLMGSGSDGGFTTTPRRARLLAPLAWRRNGFAATDTALLIRSGRWWRDLVLVPHQRTQSLAIHQGPVARRFRVADLVLHTTAGPVAPRLTQAGLDEARQLFDEQSARARLARKRQTTEQWLRQVVPAVEPAAVPDTPVPGAPHPGTPASEARTHYQQEGQTHG, from the coding sequence GTGACCACTGACGGCCAGCTGCCCGGCCCGGCGCTGCCGCCTGCCGGTACCGGCCCGGAAGCCACGGGAACGCCCGACGGCGAATGGCTGCGTGTGCATCCCGCCTCACCTTTCGTCCGAGGCTGGGTTGCATTGGCCGCCATCACGTTCTTCTTCGGCCGCGACCTGTTTGAGCGGACACTCCAGGGCCAGCCCGTCTTCGAGGACGGGTTCGCCCGCCGTGCACCATGGCTCCTCGGCGGCGGCGCCGCCGTGCTGGCCGTGGCAGTCCTGGGGTTCGTCCTGACCTGGTACTTCACCAAGTACCAGGTCTCCGGCGGCTATGTCCGGGTCAACACCGGTCTCCTCTTCCGCCAGCACCGGCAGGCACGCCTGGACCGGGTCCAGGCAATTGACATCGTGCAGCCCCTGCTGGCCCGCATCTTTGGCCTGGCCGAACTCAAGTTCGAAGTTGCCGACGCCGGTGAATCCGCCGTGCGCCTGGCGTACCTCAGGATCGACGACGCCCGCCAGCTGCGCGCCACCATCCTGGCCCGGGCCTCCGGTGCTGAGGCAAGCTTCGGTGCGGTCCCGGCGGCCGGCATCAACGCCGCGGCGCGTTCAGGTCCCGGCAGCCCATCGGCGGCGTCCTTTGGCCCGCCCGCACCTGAGGCGCCCGAAATCCAGGTACTCAGCGTGCCGCCGTCGCGCCTTGTCGGATCGCTGCTGTTGAGCGGGCAAAGCTTCTTCATTGTGGTGGGCGGCTTCGCTTCCGTGGTCCTGTCCGCGCTGACGGACAACCGCGCTTTCTACTTCTATCTGGTACCCGCAGCGCTGGGCCTTGCCGCCAGCTACTGGAACTTCTTCAACAAGGGCTACAACTTCACCGCGGCCGTCTCGCCGGACGGCATCCGGTTGCGCTACGGCCTGCTGGACACCCAGGCGCAGACACTTCCGCCGGGCCGGATCCAGGCTGTGAAGATTGCCCAGCCGCCGCTGTGGCGTCCGTTCGGCTGGTACCGGATGCAGGTGAACGTTGCCGGTTACGGGGCGTCCGGCAACGCCGTCGAAGGCAACACCCGGACCATCCTCCTGCCGGTGGGCAAGTTCGCCGACGTCCTCGCCATGCTCTCGCTGGTCCTGCCGGACCCCGGAACGGAACGCCCTGCGGAGGTGTTCGCGGCGGGGCTTATGGGCAGCGGTTCCGACGGCGGGTTCACCACCACGCCCCGGCGGGCCCGGCTGCTGGCGCCGCTGGCCTGGCGGCGGAACGGGTTTGCCGCCACGGACACGGCACTTCTGATCCGCTCCGGGCGCTGGTGGCGGGACCTTGTGCTGGTGCCCCACCAACGCACGCAGTCACTGGCGATCCATCAGGGGCCCGTGGCGCGCCGGTTCCGGGTGGCCGATCTGGTCCTGCACACGACAGCCGGTCCCGTTGCCCCGCGGCTGACCCAGGCGGGGCTGGACGAGGCCAGGCAACTCTTCGACGAGCAGTCGGCGCGGGCGCGGCTGGCCAGGAAGCGGCAAACCACCGAACAATGGTTGCGGCAGGTCGTTCCGGCAGTGGAACCCGCGGCCGTGCCGGACACACCCGTCCCCGGAGCGCCGCACCCTGGGACACCAGCCAGTGAAGCCCGCACCCATTACCAACAGGAAGGCCAGACGCATGGCTAA
- a CDS encoding zinc-dependent metalloprotease, with the protein MESTARESASTLSPTAQSDQAQALINWDLAASAAARLAPAGPVLDGKAIGEAVDSLRRLADASVPHVHEITRLEAARDLRDSSVLVVDRASWAKANTQSFAVMLKPAMQKMLDTRRGNLSPAAAQVSGAITGSQLGAVLAFLSSKVLGQYDPFAALAENSTAPAAGRLLLVAPNIVSVERELNVTPEDFRLWVCLHEQTHRVQFAAAPWLRHHMLEQIDELSGHLLGNVDSLMERASAAARSLKDRSASGNTPGRGAILDLLQDPEEKAAISHLTAVMSLLEGHANVVMDAVDASIVPSVKTIRQRFNDRGKDRGVIEKFIRSLLGLDAKMRQYSDGARFVRAVVDVAGMEGFNKVWDSVDHLPTEPEIHDAKLWLDRMGL; encoded by the coding sequence ATGGAGTCCACTGCGCGCGAGTCCGCATCGACGTTGTCCCCAACAGCCCAGTCCGACCAGGCGCAAGCCCTGATCAACTGGGACCTCGCTGCCTCTGCCGCGGCGAGGCTGGCTCCGGCCGGGCCCGTGCTCGACGGAAAAGCCATCGGGGAGGCGGTGGACAGCCTGCGCCGGCTGGCTGACGCATCCGTGCCGCACGTCCACGAAATCACCCGGCTGGAAGCGGCCCGCGACCTGCGCGACTCCTCCGTGCTGGTGGTGGACCGGGCGTCCTGGGCCAAGGCCAACACCCAAAGCTTCGCGGTGATGCTCAAGCCCGCCATGCAGAAGATGCTGGACACCCGGCGCGGAAACCTCAGCCCCGCGGCCGCCCAGGTCAGCGGCGCCATTACCGGCAGCCAGTTGGGGGCCGTCCTTGCCTTCCTGTCCAGCAAGGTCCTGGGCCAGTACGATCCCTTTGCGGCCCTGGCGGAGAACTCCACGGCCCCTGCTGCCGGCCGGCTCCTGCTGGTGGCGCCGAACATCGTCTCGGTGGAGCGCGAACTCAACGTCACGCCGGAGGATTTCCGGCTCTGGGTGTGCCTGCACGAGCAGACGCACCGGGTGCAGTTCGCGGCAGCGCCGTGGCTGCGCCACCACATGCTGGAGCAAATCGACGAACTCAGCGGGCACCTCCTGGGCAACGTCGATTCCCTGATGGAGCGTGCCTCGGCCGCCGCGCGTTCGCTGAAGGACCGCTCTGCCAGCGGAAACACGCCGGGCCGCGGCGCCATCCTGGACCTGCTGCAGGACCCCGAGGAAAAGGCCGCCATCTCGCACCTCACCGCCGTGATGAGCCTGCTCGAGGGGCACGCGAACGTGGTGATGGATGCCGTGGACGCGAGCATCGTGCCTTCCGTGAAGACCATCCGGCAGCGTTTCAACGACCGCGGCAAGGACCGCGGCGTGATCGAGAAGTTCATCCGCAGCCTCCTGGGCCTGGACGCCAAAATGCGCCAGTACTCCGACGGCGCCCGCTTTGTCCGCGCGGTGGTGGACGTGGCCGGCATGGAGGGCTTCAACAAGGTGTGGGACTCGGTGGACCACCTTCCCACCGAGCCCGAGATCCACGACGCCAAGCTGTGGCTCGACCGGATGGGCCTCTAG
- a CDS encoding PH domain-containing protein, producing MRTEAIDPPGINWQRVSPKYVTVRLVEWALANIAAVLVLSAPLVFVLLGWWRWPPLWLAITVPAATLLLALWRLVLIPRQVRAIGYAERDEDLLVRSGIFFQRTMAVPYGRMQYVDIAVGPVERSMGLCTVKLHTASPGTNARIPGLPASEGARLREQLAARGEARLAGL from the coding sequence ATGCGTACCGAGGCGATTGACCCGCCGGGTATCAACTGGCAGCGGGTGTCACCGAAATACGTCACCGTCCGCCTGGTGGAATGGGCGTTGGCCAACATCGCCGCCGTACTGGTCCTGTCCGCGCCGCTGGTATTCGTCCTCCTGGGATGGTGGCGGTGGCCGCCGCTGTGGCTGGCCATCACTGTTCCGGCCGCCACCCTGCTGCTTGCCTTATGGCGGCTTGTCCTCATCCCCCGGCAGGTCCGGGCCATCGGCTACGCCGAGCGCGACGAGGACCTCCTGGTCAGGAGCGGCATCTTCTTCCAGCGCACCATGGCCGTCCCGTACGGACGCATGCAGTATGTGGACATCGCCGTGGGACCTGTGGAGCGGAGCATGGGCCTGTGCACCGTCAAGCTCCACACAGCGTCCCCCGGCACCAATGCGCGCATCCCCGGCCTCCCGGCGTCGGAAGGCGCCCGGCTCCGGGAACAACTGGCCGCCCGCGGCGAAGCCAGGCTGGCAGGACTGTGA